The following are encoded together in the Robertmurraya sp. FSL R5-0851 genome:
- a CDS encoding 2-isopropylmalate synthase — protein sequence MRRIKIFDTTLRDGEQSAGVNLNQTEKLEIARQLEKLQVDIIEAGFPAASKGDFTSVQQIANTIKDCSVTGLARAVTSDIDAAWEALKNGVEPRLHVFIATSPIHRQYKLKLSQDEVVERAVQMVKYAAQKFPIIQWSAEDACRTELPFLARIIEEVIQAGANVINIPDTVGYITPKEYGEIFQYLHNNVPSIHKVSLSAHCHDDLGMAIANSLAAVENGATQVEGTINGIGERAGNAALEELAVALHIRKDFYDADTRLQLKEISRTSSLISKLTGMVVPANKAVVGRNAYAHESGIHQDGVLKEKSTYEIISPELVGFQSNTLVLGKHSGRHAFRNRLDELGLSVADEDVTQLFTVFKELADRKKEMTDEDLAAIVLEQKLSKDERFYELLAIQVQYGTNQIPTATVTLSGNHNEIIQEACTGSGSIEALYNTLEKCVNGSVHLLDYRIQSVGAGRDALAQVFVKLKFNGEETSGRGLAQDVLEASANAYLNAVNRVIYMAAVTV from the coding sequence GTGCGACGAATTAAAATATTTGATACAACATTAAGGGATGGAGAGCAATCTGCAGGAGTAAATTTAAACCAAACAGAAAAGCTCGAAATTGCAAGACAGCTGGAAAAACTTCAAGTCGATATTATCGAAGCAGGTTTTCCAGCTGCTTCTAAAGGTGATTTTACTTCAGTACAACAAATTGCAAACACGATTAAAGACTGTTCTGTGACGGGGTTAGCAAGAGCAGTTACTTCAGATATTGATGCAGCATGGGAGGCATTGAAGAACGGAGTAGAACCAAGATTACACGTCTTCATTGCAACATCTCCTATTCACAGACAATATAAACTGAAGTTAAGTCAAGATGAAGTTGTTGAGAGAGCTGTTCAAATGGTGAAATACGCTGCACAGAAGTTTCCTATTATTCAGTGGTCAGCGGAGGATGCTTGTCGTACTGAGTTACCTTTCTTAGCTCGAATTATTGAAGAAGTGATTCAAGCAGGTGCGAATGTCATTAACATTCCTGACACCGTTGGTTACATTACTCCGAAAGAGTATGGAGAAATTTTTCAATATTTACACAACAATGTCCCTTCTATCCATAAAGTTTCGTTGTCGGCACACTGTCATGATGATTTAGGAATGGCTATTGCTAATTCATTGGCAGCAGTTGAAAACGGGGCAACACAGGTCGAGGGAACCATCAATGGAATTGGTGAAAGAGCAGGAAATGCAGCATTAGAAGAATTAGCAGTAGCCCTTCATATACGTAAAGATTTTTATGATGCGGACACTAGACTGCAATTGAAAGAAATCAGTCGTACTAGTAGTTTAATTAGCAAGCTAACTGGAATGGTTGTCCCAGCTAATAAAGCAGTTGTGGGTAGAAATGCGTATGCTCATGAATCTGGCATTCATCAAGATGGTGTTCTAAAGGAAAAGTCAACGTATGAGATTATTTCTCCAGAACTTGTTGGGTTCCAATCTAACACATTAGTTCTTGGAAAGCACTCTGGGAGACATGCTTTTAGAAACCGATTAGATGAACTTGGGCTATCTGTTGCAGATGAGGATGTCACTCAATTATTTACTGTCTTTAAAGAATTAGCTGATAGAAAAAAAGAGATGACAGACGAAGATCTTGCAGCGATTGTACTCGAGCAAAAGTTATCTAAGGATGAGCGCTTTTATGAACTACTTGCGATTCAGGTTCAATATGGTACGAATCAAATACCTACAGCTACTGTTACGCTGTCAGGAAACCATAATGAAATCATTCAAGAGGCTTGCACGGGAAGTGGCAGCATTGAAGCATTATATAATACGTTGGAAAAATGCGTAAATGGAAGTGTCCATTTACTAGACTACCGAATCCAGTCTGTCGGAGCGGGTAGAGACGCATTGGCCCAAGTGTTTGTAAAGCTTAAGTTTAATGGAGAAGAAACAAGCGGGCGAGGATTGGCTCAAGATGTTCTAGAAGCATCAGCTAATGCATACTTAAATGCGGTGAATCGTGTCATATACATGGCTGCAGTGACCGTTTAA
- the ilvC gene encoding ketol-acid reductoisomerase — protein sequence MAKMYYNGDANQSYLNGKKVAVIGYGSQGHAHAQNMRESGVDVVIGLRQGKSWEKAEKDGFNVYPVGEATAQADVVMILLPDEMQPKVYKEEIEPNLTNQALMFAHGFNVHFSQIVPPATNDVLLVAPKGPGHLVRRTYEQEAGVPALFAIYQDVTGKAKELALAYAWAIGSLRAGALETTFKEETETDLFGEQAVLCGGLTSLVKAGFETLVEAGYQPELAYFECLHELKLIVDLMYEGGMENMRYSISDTAQWGDFVSGPRVVDARVKESMKEVLKDIQEGRFAKGWILENQANRPEFNAIVQKENSHLIEQVGRELRAMMPFVNKDKKKEVVVSATN from the coding sequence ATGGCAAAAATGTACTATAACGGAGACGCAAATCAATCATATCTAAACGGGAAAAAGGTAGCAGTTATCGGATACGGTTCACAAGGTCATGCTCATGCACAAAACATGAGAGAGAGCGGTGTGGATGTTGTTATTGGATTAAGACAAGGGAAGTCATGGGAAAAGGCTGAAAAAGATGGTTTCAATGTATATCCAGTAGGAGAAGCAACAGCACAAGCAGATGTAGTTATGATTCTATTACCAGATGAAATGCAACCTAAAGTATATAAAGAGGAAATCGAACCAAATTTAACAAACCAAGCATTAATGTTTGCTCACGGTTTCAATGTTCACTTTAGCCAAATCGTACCACCAGCTACAAACGATGTGCTATTAGTAGCTCCTAAAGGTCCAGGACACCTAGTAAGAAGAACATACGAGCAAGAAGCTGGAGTTCCTGCATTATTTGCTATCTATCAAGATGTAACAGGTAAAGCGAAAGAGCTTGCTTTAGCATATGCATGGGCAATTGGATCACTAAGAGCTGGAGCTTTAGAAACAACATTCAAAGAAGAAACTGAAACAGATCTATTCGGAGAACAAGCGGTTCTTTGTGGAGGTTTAACTTCATTAGTTAAGGCTGGTTTTGAAACATTAGTTGAAGCAGGTTACCAACCTGAACTAGCATACTTTGAGTGCTTACACGAATTGAAGCTAATCGTTGATTTAATGTATGAAGGTGGAATGGAGAACATGCGTTATTCTATCTCTGATACAGCTCAATGGGGTGACTTCGTAAGCGGACCAAGAGTAGTTGACGCTCGCGTAAAAGAATCAATGAAGGAAGTTCTAAAAGACATTCAAGAAGGTAGATTTGCTAAAGGTTGGATCCTAGAAAACCAAGCAAATCGTCCAGAATTCAACGCAATCGTTCAAAAAGAAAATAGCCATTTAATCGAACAAGTTGGTCGCGAGTTACGTGCTATGATGCCTTTTGTCAATAAGGACAAAAAGAAAGAAGTGGTCGTTAGTGCGACGAATTAA
- the ilvB gene encoding acetolactate synthase large subunit, translating into MLQETAFTKMKAENEPISGAELMLEALKKEQVEVIFGYPGGAVLPIYDKLYDSKILHILPRHEQGGIHAAEGYSRVTGKPGVVIATSGPGATNIITGLADAMMDSLPLVVFTGQVATGVIGTDAFQEADILGITTPITKYNYQVRSIEDIPRIVKEAFYVATSGRPGPVLIDIPKDIAAGTANVPEEQEIDLPGYQPTVQPNYLQIRKLTEAVSRAKKPVILAGAGILFAEGYEELKQYAEQQNLPVVHTLLGLGGFPAEHPLFAGLAGMHGCYTANMALYECDLLINIGARFDDRLTGNLQHFAPNATVAHIDIDPAEIGKNVQTHIPVVADAKEALKQLIAQEGKPPVHQEWLDTLNAWKKEYPYFYKEDGRLKPQKVMEMLYEKTKGEAIVVTDVGQHQMWAAQYYKFSKANRWVTSGGLGTMGFGLPASIGAQLASPDSIVLSISGDGGFQMCTQELAVIREQNLPVKIIILNNSSLGMVRQWQEIFYESRFSHSKFSGQPDFVKLADAFGIKGYVIEDVAQAETIFNEVLTNNEPVLLDIRIDPDENVYPMIAPGKGHHEMVGVKP; encoded by the coding sequence ATGTTGCAAGAAACTGCCTTTACAAAAATGAAGGCTGAAAACGAACCGATTAGTGGTGCAGAGTTAATGCTTGAAGCACTAAAGAAGGAGCAAGTAGAGGTAATATTTGGATATCCTGGAGGGGCAGTTCTCCCAATTTACGATAAGCTCTATGATTCTAAGATTCTACACATACTCCCTCGCCATGAACAAGGTGGAATTCATGCAGCAGAAGGTTATTCTCGAGTAACTGGAAAACCGGGTGTTGTAATCGCAACATCAGGACCTGGTGCTACTAATATTATTACTGGATTAGCTGATGCGATGATGGACTCCTTACCTTTAGTTGTCTTTACAGGTCAGGTAGCAACAGGAGTGATCGGTACAGATGCATTCCAAGAGGCGGATATACTGGGAATTACGACTCCCATAACTAAATATAATTATCAGGTTCGTAGTATTGAAGATATTCCTAGAATTGTGAAAGAAGCATTCTACGTTGCCACAAGTGGACGCCCAGGACCAGTGTTAATCGATATTCCTAAAGATATTGCAGCTGGTACAGCCAATGTGCCTGAGGAGCAGGAAATCGATCTACCAGGTTATCAACCAACAGTTCAACCAAATTATCTTCAGATTAGAAAGCTAACAGAAGCGGTTAGTAGAGCGAAGAAGCCGGTAATTTTAGCTGGTGCAGGAATTCTCTTTGCTGAAGGTTACGAAGAGTTGAAGCAATACGCGGAACAACAAAATCTTCCGGTTGTGCACACTCTGTTAGGACTTGGTGGCTTTCCTGCTGAACATCCATTATTCGCTGGACTTGCGGGTATGCATGGGTGTTATACCGCAAATATGGCACTGTATGAGTGTGATTTACTCATCAATATTGGAGCTAGATTTGATGACCGCCTAACAGGAAACCTTCAACATTTTGCTCCAAACGCAACCGTTGCTCATATCGATATTGATCCTGCTGAAATCGGAAAAAATGTTCAGACTCATATCCCGGTTGTAGCGGATGCGAAAGAGGCGTTAAAGCAGCTAATCGCTCAAGAAGGAAAACCTCCGGTTCACCAGGAATGGTTGGACACGCTAAATGCTTGGAAAAAAGAGTATCCATACTTTTATAAGGAAGATGGTCGCTTAAAGCCACAAAAAGTAATGGAAATGCTTTATGAAAAAACAAAAGGTGAAGCAATTGTAGTAACAGACGTTGGTCAACACCAGATGTGGGCCGCACAATACTATAAGTTTTCAAAGGCAAACCGTTGGGTAACTTCAGGTGGACTTGGAACAATGGGCTTTGGATTACCTGCAAGTATCGGTGCACAATTAGCCTCACCAGATTCGATTGTGTTATCTATCTCAGGTGATGGTGGATTCCAAATGTGTACGCAAGAATTGGCTGTTATTAGAGAGCAAAATCTTCCTGTTAAAATTATCATCCTTAACAATTCTTCGTTAGGAATGGTAAGGCAGTGGCAAGAGATCTTCTATGAATCTCGTTTCTCACACAGTAAATTCTCTGGCCAACCTGATTTTGTAAAGTTGGCTGATGCTTTTGGAATTAAAGGGTATGTCATTGAAGATGTGGCACAGGCTGAAACCATTTTTAATGAAGTATTAACAAATAATGAGCCAGTACTTCTAGACATTCGCATTGATCCAGACGAAAATGTCTATCCAATGATCGCTCCTGGAAAAGGACATCATGAAATGGTAGGTGTGAAACCATGA
- the leuB gene encoding 3-isopropylmalate dehydrogenase produces the protein MKKQIAVLPGDGIGKEVTKGAVDVLQAIGDRFGHQFEFTYGHIGGVAYEVTGSPLPDETVELCKQSDAVLLGAVGGPKYDTLPVHLRPERGLLKIRKELDLYANLRPTTFYASLADSSPLRKEIIQDVDMLMVRELTGGLYFGKPSERRTVDEKEAVVDTLFYKREEMLRVIELAFQLADKRGKKVTSVDKANVLESSRMWREVAEEVAKRYPEVKLEHMLVDNAAMQLIKNPKSFDVVVTENLFGDILSDEASVLTGSLGMLPSSSLSENGPYLYEPIHGSAPDIEGKNIANPLAAILSAAMMLRVSFGLEEEAAAVEKAVDEVLNAGLRTKDILSEGKKAVSTSEMVAEVKACILGHETISSIMGAYA, from the coding sequence ATGAAGAAGCAGATTGCAGTGCTACCCGGAGACGGAATTGGCAAAGAAGTAACTAAAGGTGCGGTGGATGTACTGCAGGCTATTGGTGATAGATTTGGTCATCAATTTGAATTTACGTATGGACATATTGGTGGAGTAGCTTATGAAGTAACAGGGAGTCCACTTCCAGATGAGACAGTTGAACTGTGTAAGCAAAGTGATGCTGTGCTTTTAGGTGCGGTCGGGGGGCCAAAGTACGATACTTTGCCTGTACATCTCCGACCAGAGAGAGGATTACTAAAGATTCGTAAAGAGCTTGACCTTTATGCGAACTTGCGCCCAACTACTTTTTATGCGAGTCTAGCTGATTCATCACCCCTTCGCAAAGAAATTATTCAAGACGTGGATATGTTAATGGTTCGTGAATTAACAGGTGGATTATATTTTGGTAAGCCAAGTGAGCGTCGTACAGTGGATGAGAAAGAGGCAGTAGTTGATACTCTTTTCTATAAACGTGAAGAAATGCTTAGGGTTATTGAACTAGCCTTCCAACTAGCGGACAAAAGAGGGAAGAAGGTTACATCTGTTGATAAAGCAAATGTATTAGAATCAAGCAGAATGTGGAGAGAAGTAGCTGAGGAAGTGGCAAAACGCTATCCAGAGGTAAAACTTGAACATATGCTTGTAGATAATGCAGCGATGCAATTAATTAAAAATCCAAAGAGTTTTGATGTTGTTGTTACTGAGAATTTATTTGGGGACATTTTAAGCGATGAAGCTTCTGTATTGACCGGATCTTTAGGAATGCTTCCATCCTCTAGTTTATCTGAAAATGGACCATACTTATATGAACCAATTCATGGGTCTGCTCCTGATATTGAAGGGAAAAATATTGCGAATCCTTTAGCGGCTATTCTTTCAGCGGCAATGATGTTAAGAGTATCGTTTGGTCTAGAAGAAGAGGCAGCTGCTGTTGAAAAAGCGGTTGATGAAGTCTTAAATGCAGGACTGCGTACAAAAGATATTTTATCAGAAGGAAAAAAAGCGGTGTCTACTTCAGAAATGGTTGCAGAAGTAAAGGCATGTATTTTAGGCCATGAAACGATTTCAAGTATTATGGGTGCATACGCATAA
- the ilvE gene encoding branched-chain-amino-acid transaminase — MTEQWIFLNGEYVTKENAKISVYDHGFLYGDGIFEGIRVYSGNVFRMKEHMDRLYRSAKSIMLNVPYSQDEFTDIIVATVEKNKIEDAYIRVVVSRGVGDLGLDPNKCAKANVVVIVEPLSIFPKELYETGLEIVTVATRRNRPDVLSPKVKSLNYLNNVLVRIEAHLAGVSEALMLNDQGYVAEGSADNVFIIRDGCFFTPPGYIGALEGITRNAVIDIVKELGYELKEEPFTRHDVYTADEVFLTGTAAEVIAVIKVDGRVIGDGTPGALTKELLVKFRERVVSEGVKVYSKEATPHVS; from the coding sequence GTGACTGAACAATGGATTTTTTTAAATGGCGAATATGTAACTAAAGAGAACGCCAAGATTTCAGTATACGATCATGGATTTCTATACGGAGACGGTATTTTTGAAGGAATTCGAGTCTACAGCGGTAACGTATTCCGAATGAAGGAACATATGGACCGACTGTACCGTTCAGCAAAGTCAATTATGCTGAATGTGCCATACTCACAAGATGAATTCACAGATATTATCGTCGCTACTGTTGAAAAAAATAAAATTGAAGATGCTTATATTCGCGTCGTAGTTTCTAGAGGTGTTGGTGACCTCGGACTCGATCCAAATAAATGTGCTAAGGCAAATGTAGTTGTTATAGTGGAACCACTTTCGATTTTCCCGAAAGAATTGTATGAAACAGGATTAGAGATTGTGACTGTTGCAACAAGAAGAAACAGACCTGATGTACTTAGTCCAAAAGTAAAATCTTTAAATTATTTAAATAATGTGCTAGTTAGAATTGAAGCACATCTGGCTGGAGTCAGTGAAGCATTAATGCTTAATGACCAAGGGTATGTTGCAGAAGGATCTGCTGATAATGTGTTCATTATTCGCGATGGTTGTTTCTTTACACCTCCAGGCTATATTGGAGCACTTGAAGGGATTACAAGAAACGCCGTTATCGATATAGTAAAAGAATTAGGCTATGAGCTTAAGGAAGAACCATTTACAAGACATGATGTTTACACAGCTGATGAAGTGTTTTTAACTGGAACAGCTGCAGAAGTCATTGCAGTAATAAAGGTAGATGGTAGAGTCATTGGCGATGGTACTCCGGGTGCACTTACGAAGGAATTACTAGTGAAGTTTAGAGAACGTGTCGTTTCTGAGGGTGTAAAAGTATACTCTAAGGAAGCAACTCCCCATGTAAGCTAA
- the ilvN gene encoding acetolactate synthase small subunit produces the protein MKRIITLTVMNRPGVLNRITNLFSKRNYNIESISVGYSEQEGISRITCVVHVENDGVLEQITKQLNKQIDVIKVMDITEQSIVARELALIKVVSNSSTRNEIYSLIQPFRASVIDVSKDSLVIQLTGESDKVEAFIELIKPYGIKELARTGTTAFLRGTQKPSQAIKPYSIV, from the coding sequence ATGAAAAGAATTATAACTTTAACTGTAATGAATCGCCCTGGTGTGTTAAATCGTATTACTAATCTCTTTTCAAAAAGAAATTATAATATTGAAAGCATTTCAGTAGGTTATTCCGAACAGGAAGGAATATCTCGCATCACTTGTGTTGTTCATGTTGAAAATGATGGTGTGCTTGAACAAATAACGAAACAGTTAAATAAGCAGATCGACGTGATCAAGGTCATGGATATCACAGAGCAATCAATTGTCGCAAGGGAGCTAGCATTAATTAAAGTGGTATCAAACTCTTCGACGAGAAATGAGATTTATTCCTTAATACAGCCGTTTCGAGCATCAGTCATTGACGTAAGCAAGGATAGCTTGGTTATTCAGCTTACTGGTGAATCAGATAAAGTCGAAGCGTTTATCGAATTAATTAAGCCATATGGAATTAAAGAATTGGCAAGAACAGGGACAACCGCTTTCCTAAGAGGGACACAAAAACCTTCTCAAGCGATAAAACCATATTCAATCGTCTAA